Proteins from a genomic interval of Neoarius graeffei isolate fNeoGra1 chromosome 24, fNeoGra1.pri, whole genome shotgun sequence:
- the si:dkey-245n4.2 gene encoding uncharacterized protein si:dkey-245n4.2 — protein sequence MLVLSSLALIIGMVILFLNIYQNRQKKTVVVLKSCTSNDEANQPDSPVPSERAPLTKHPMKPPHSPSIQRGEILVEWKDGTVTPLFDNYQTS from the exons ATGCTGGTCCTGAGCTCCCTTGCCCTCATCATTGGGATGGTCATCCTCTTCCTGAACATCTATCAGAATAG GCAGAAGAAAACTGTTGTGGTTCTTAAGTCATGCACATCCAATGACGAAGCCAATCAGCCTGACTCCCCAGTTCCCAGTGAAAGAGCTCCTCTCACCAAACATCCCATGAAACCTCCCCATTCTCCATCCATTCAGCGTGGGGAGATCCTGGTTGAATGGAAGGATGGCACTGTGACACCGCTATTCGATAACTACCAAACCTCTTAA